The Anolis carolinensis isolate JA03-04 chromosome 1, rAnoCar3.1.pri, whole genome shotgun sequence genome window below encodes:
- the gpr65 gene encoding psychosine receptor isoform X1, with the protein MNCTGEYNNTCEIDHRLDKYLFPVLYSLLMIISIPTNLVSLFISCCQVKKKNELGIYLLCLSLADLLYTLTLPLWINYAQNGDDWRFSFQLCKLSVFLKYLNYYTSSGFLTCISLDRYLAVVHPLRFHYLRTRRAALLISALVWAFEIMSNYQFLNEEEIFEEQNLSQHIKHILCYDTYPLQKWQAWMNFYRVGVGYAIPLIIMVFCYQKIYRAVENNQATHERDKRKIKNLLLSIIVTFFLCFTPYHVVLFLRSILEPCNCFVAKQMFLPYRITTALTSINCIADPILYCFVSETGRTGIWNMFKCDFPASRPEEVQQTQNFAVSNSSQDKTNKIPESTTVL; encoded by the coding sequence ATGAACTGTACTGGTGAATATAATAATACGTGTGAAATAGATCACAGACTTGATAAATATTTGTTTCCTGTTCTCTACAGTCTTTTGATGATCATCAGCATCCCCACCAACCTTGTGTCTCTTTTCATTTCCTGCTgccaagtgaagaaaaaaaatgagctAGGTATATATCTCCTATGTCTATCTTTAGCTGATCTACTTTACACTCTAACTCTGCCTCTATGGATTAATTATGCACAGAATGGAGATGACTGGAGATTTTCTTTTCAACTTTGCAAGTTGTCTGTTTTCCTTAAATACCTAAATTACTACACAAGTTCAGGATTTCTCACCTGCATTTCCCTTGATAGATACTTAGCTGTGGTTCATCCACTAAGGTTCCATTATTTACGGACAAGAAGAGCCGCCTTACTGATCTCTGCCTTAGTTTGGGCCTTTGAAATCATGTCAAACTATCAGTTTCTAAATGAGGAGGAGATATTTGAAGAACAAAACCTCTCACAACATATCAAACACATTTTGTGCTATGATACATACCCTCTTCAAAAATGGCAAGCTTGGATGAACTTTTATCGAGTCGGAGTGGGATATGCGATCCCTTTGATTATCATGGTGTTCTGCTACCAGAAAATATACCGAGCTGTGGAAAATAATCAAGCAACACATGAGCGTGACAAGAGGAAAATCAAAAACTTATTGTTGAGCATCATTGTCACTTTCTTTCTATGTTTCACTCCTTACCATGTTGTTCTGTTTTTGCGAAGCATCTTGGAGCCATGTAACTGCTTTGTTGCCAAACAGATGTTCCTACCCTACAGAATCACAACTGCACTTACAAGCATAAATTGTATAGCTGACCCAATTCTCTATTGTTTTGTGAGTGAAACTGGAAGAACAGGGATCTGGAACATGTTCAAGTGTGACTTTCCTGCCAGCCGACCTGAGGAGGTACAACAGACACAAAACTTTGCTGTGTCCAACAGTTCACAGGATAAAACTAACAAGATCCCAGAATCAACAACTGTCTTataa
- the gpr65 gene encoding psychosine receptor isoform X2, with product MIISIPTNLVSLFISCCQVKKKNELGIYLLCLSLADLLYTLTLPLWINYAQNGDDWRFSFQLCKLSVFLKYLNYYTSSGFLTCISLDRYLAVVHPLRFHYLRTRRAALLISALVWAFEIMSNYQFLNEEEIFEEQNLSQHIKHILCYDTYPLQKWQAWMNFYRVGVGYAIPLIIMVFCYQKIYRAVENNQATHERDKRKIKNLLLSIIVTFFLCFTPYHVVLFLRSILEPCNCFVAKQMFLPYRITTALTSINCIADPILYCFVSETGRTGIWNMFKCDFPASRPEEVQQTQNFAVSNSSQDKTNKIPESTTVL from the coding sequence ATGATCATCAGCATCCCCACCAACCTTGTGTCTCTTTTCATTTCCTGCTgccaagtgaagaaaaaaaatgagctAGGTATATATCTCCTATGTCTATCTTTAGCTGATCTACTTTACACTCTAACTCTGCCTCTATGGATTAATTATGCACAGAATGGAGATGACTGGAGATTTTCTTTTCAACTTTGCAAGTTGTCTGTTTTCCTTAAATACCTAAATTACTACACAAGTTCAGGATTTCTCACCTGCATTTCCCTTGATAGATACTTAGCTGTGGTTCATCCACTAAGGTTCCATTATTTACGGACAAGAAGAGCCGCCTTACTGATCTCTGCCTTAGTTTGGGCCTTTGAAATCATGTCAAACTATCAGTTTCTAAATGAGGAGGAGATATTTGAAGAACAAAACCTCTCACAACATATCAAACACATTTTGTGCTATGATACATACCCTCTTCAAAAATGGCAAGCTTGGATGAACTTTTATCGAGTCGGAGTGGGATATGCGATCCCTTTGATTATCATGGTGTTCTGCTACCAGAAAATATACCGAGCTGTGGAAAATAATCAAGCAACACATGAGCGTGACAAGAGGAAAATCAAAAACTTATTGTTGAGCATCATTGTCACTTTCTTTCTATGTTTCACTCCTTACCATGTTGTTCTGTTTTTGCGAAGCATCTTGGAGCCATGTAACTGCTTTGTTGCCAAACAGATGTTCCTACCCTACAGAATCACAACTGCACTTACAAGCATAAATTGTATAGCTGACCCAATTCTCTATTGTTTTGTGAGTGAAACTGGAAGAACAGGGATCTGGAACATGTTCAAGTGTGACTTTCCTGCCAGCCGACCTGAGGAGGTACAACAGACACAAAACTTTGCTGTGTCCAACAGTTCACAGGATAAAACTAACAAGATCCCAGAATCAACAACTGTCTTataa